One window of the Penaeus monodon isolate SGIC_2016 chromosome 1, NSTDA_Pmon_1, whole genome shotgun sequence genome contains the following:
- the LOC119598220 gene encoding KRR1 small subunit processome component homolog: protein MSDNEEENAEVPKGPVENAWSIKIPEFKKGDMKSHLLEESSFSLLFPKYRERYIRECWPLLDKTLKEHGIKAELDLIKGSMKVATTRSTWDPYAIIKARDIIKLLSRSVPIEQAVRVLQDGITHEIIKIGGMIRNKERFIKRRQRLIGSNGTTLKALELLTDCYVLVQGQTVSTIGPYKGVLEVVRFVTDTMNNIHPVYLLKSLMIKRHLANSPDKKNEDWSRFLPKFKSKNVQRKKPKVKKDKKPYTPFPPEPQERKIDKELAEGKYFVDQEERNAAKRKRPNEEKKKAVAEKQKERRAKSFVPPEEPQHKPDKPKQGSANVDVEALKKKVKKRKTIG from the exons ATGTCAGACAACGAGGAAGAGAATGCGGAGGTGCCAAAGGGCCCAGTGGAGAATGCTTGGTCAATCAAGATCCCTGAGTTTAAGAAAGGAGATATGAAAAGCCACCTCCTTGAGGAGAGCTCATTTTCACTTCTATTCCCCAAATACCGTGAGAGATACATAAGGGAATGCTGGCCTTTATTGGACAAAACTCTGAAG GAACATGGAATCAAGGCTGAACTGGATCTTATCAAAGGAAGCATGAAAGTAGCAACCACACGAAGTACTTGGGATCCATATGCTATCATTAAAGCACGAGATATTATTAAACTACTCAGTCGATCAGTCCCAATAGAACAGGCAGTGAGAGTTCTACAGGATGGTATCACACATGAAATTATTAAG ATTGGAGGCATGATTCGCAACAAAGAGAGATTCATAAAACGCAGGCAGAGATTGATTGGTTCAAACGGAACAACGTTAAAAGCATTAGAATTATTAACAGATTGCTATGTGCTTGTTCAGGGACAAACAGTATCAACCATTGGTCCATATAAAGGAGTTCTTGAG GTTGTACGTTTTGTAACAGACACCATGAACAACATTCATCCGGTGTACCTCCTCAAGTCTCTTATGATCAAAAGACATCTGGCCAACAGTCCGGACAAAAAG AATGAAGACTGGTCCAGATTCTTGCCTAAATTCAAGAGCAAAAATGTACAAAGGAAGAAGCCAAAGGTTAAGAAGGACAAGAAACCCTACACTCCCTTCCCCCCAGAACCCCAGGAGAGGAAGATCGACAAGGAACTGGCAGAGGGCAAGTACTTCGTGGACCAGGAGGAGCGTAATGCCGCAAAGAGGAAGAGACCcaacgaggagaagaagaaggcggTGGctgagaagcagaaagagagaagagccaAATCCTTTGTGCCACCCGAAGAGCCACAGCACAAGCCAGACAAACCCAAACAGGGCAGTGCAAATGTTGATGTTGAGGCATTGAAAAAGAAAgtcaagaagagaaaaacaataggttga